In the Pseudolabrys taiwanensis genome, one interval contains:
- the mmsB gene encoding 3-hydroxyisobutyrate dehydrogenase — protein MARIGFIGLGNMGLPMAQNLIKAGHQVEGVDVNPASVEKLKAAGGTGVETAKVAAARADVVITMLPSGKEVRDIYLGVNGIVENANPGTLLIDCSTIDVETARAVAREAETHDLLMIDAPVSGGVGGASGGTLTFMVGGPTQAFVRAQSILEKMGKTIVHAGGAGNGQAAKICNNMILGISMIAVSEAFVLAEKLGLEHQKLFDIASKSSGQCWSLTSYCPVPGPVPTSPANRDYQPGFTAAMMLKDLKLSQEAAKAAGARTELGADATKLYSHYVESGEAGRDFSGIIRFMRG, from the coding sequence ATGGCGCGCATCGGTTTCATCGGCTTGGGCAATATGGGGCTGCCGATGGCGCAGAACCTCATCAAGGCCGGCCACCAGGTCGAAGGCGTCGACGTCAATCCGGCTTCGGTCGAGAAGCTCAAAGCCGCGGGCGGCACCGGCGTCGAAACCGCGAAGGTCGCCGCGGCGCGCGCCGACGTCGTCATCACCATGCTGCCCTCCGGCAAGGAGGTGCGCGACATCTATCTCGGCGTGAACGGCATCGTCGAGAACGCCAATCCCGGCACCTTGCTGATCGACTGCTCCACCATCGACGTCGAGACTGCGCGCGCGGTCGCGCGCGAAGCCGAGACGCACGACCTGTTGATGATCGACGCGCCGGTGTCCGGCGGCGTCGGCGGCGCCAGCGGCGGCACGCTCACCTTCATGGTCGGCGGTCCGACGCAGGCATTCGTGCGCGCGCAATCGATCCTGGAGAAGATGGGCAAGACCATCGTGCATGCCGGCGGGGCAGGGAACGGCCAGGCGGCGAAGATCTGCAACAACATGATCCTCGGCATCTCGATGATCGCGGTGTCGGAAGCCTTCGTGCTCGCCGAGAAGCTCGGCCTCGAACATCAGAAGCTGTTCGACATCGCGTCGAAGTCGTCGGGCCAGTGCTGGTCGCTCACGAGCTATTGCCCGGTGCCGGGCCCGGTGCCGACATCGCCGGCGAACCGCGATTATCAGCCGGGCTTCACCGCCGCGATGATGCTGAAGGATCTCAAGCTGTCGCAGGAAGCGGCCAAGGCCGCCGGCGCGCGCACCGAGCTCGGCGCGGACGCGACGAAACTTTACTCACACTATGTTGAAAGCGGCGAGGCGGGCCGCGATTTCTCCGGGATCATAAGGTTTATGCGCGGGTAA
- the ribD gene encoding bifunctional diaminohydroxyphosphoribosylaminopyrimidine deaminase/5-amino-6-(5-phosphoribosylamino)uracil reductase RibD, with product MTTDTPITTEDERFMRLALALGRRGLGNTWPNPAVGAVVVKDGVVLGRGWTQPGGRPHAETEALRRAKRSARGATLYVTLEPCSHEGKTPPCADAVIQAGIKRVVSALEDPNPEVAGQGYAKLRESGIQVDTGLLADEARLAHAGHIAKITQARPHVLLKMALSSDDKVGYAGNKRAFITGDEAQARVHMMRAMSDAVLTGIGTVLADNPQLTCRLPGMFERSPIRVVLDAKLQTPLSLGVLSTVRETPTWIFCATSASEVAEDILVHKGAKVFRVPETDGKLDLGEVLKALAGEGITRLMVEAGPRVAASFVGAGLVDEVALLRSPKPLGEGLDALADMPLSALTEGMREGDTEQVGPDTLTWYEKA from the coding sequence ATGACGACAGACACCCCCATCACCACTGAAGACGAACGTTTCATGCGCCTCGCGCTCGCGCTCGGGCGCCGCGGGCTCGGCAACACCTGGCCGAACCCGGCCGTCGGTGCCGTCGTCGTCAAGGACGGCGTCGTGCTCGGCCGCGGTTGGACGCAACCCGGCGGCCGGCCGCATGCCGAGACCGAAGCGCTGCGCCGCGCCAAGCGTTCGGCGCGCGGCGCGACGCTCTACGTCACGCTCGAGCCGTGCTCGCACGAAGGCAAGACGCCGCCTTGCGCCGACGCCGTCATCCAGGCCGGCATCAAGCGCGTCGTCTCGGCGCTGGAAGATCCCAACCCGGAAGTCGCCGGGCAGGGCTACGCCAAGCTGCGCGAGAGCGGCATCCAGGTCGATACCGGCCTGCTGGCCGACGAAGCGCGGCTCGCGCATGCCGGCCACATCGCCAAGATCACGCAAGCGCGGCCGCATGTGCTGTTGAAGATGGCGCTCTCGTCCGACGACAAGGTCGGCTACGCCGGCAACAAGCGCGCCTTCATCACCGGCGACGAGGCGCAGGCCCGTGTGCACATGATGCGCGCGATGAGCGACGCCGTGCTCACCGGCATCGGCACCGTGCTGGCGGACAATCCGCAGCTCACCTGCCGTCTGCCCGGCATGTTCGAGCGCTCGCCGATCCGCGTCGTGCTCGACGCGAAATTGCAGACGCCGCTGTCGCTCGGCGTGCTGTCGACCGTGCGTGAGACGCCGACCTGGATTTTCTGCGCGACCAGCGCCTCCGAGGTCGCCGAGGACATCCTCGTGCACAAGGGCGCGAAGGTGTTCCGCGTGCCGGAGACCGACGGCAAGCTCGATCTCGGCGAAGTGCTCAAGGCGCTGGCCGGCGAGGGCATCACGCGGCTGATGGTCGAGGCGGGTCCCCGCGTCGCCGCCAGCTTCGTCGGCGCGGGCCTTGTCGACGAGGTCGCTTTGCTGCGCTCGCCCAAGCCGCTCGGCGAGGGCCTCGACGCGCTCGCCGACATGCCGCTGTCCGCGCTCACCGAAGGCATGCGCGAAGGCGACACCGAGCAGGTCGGCCCTGATACTCTCACCTGGTACGAGAAGGCGTGA
- a CDS encoding FAD-dependent oxidoreductase: MAQDDANQKGPDLAQGVASAALAEGAILKGHVGDEAVILVRHSGGVSAVGAECTHYHGPLAEGLAVGDTIRCPWHHACFDLRSGEALAAPALSPLPCWQVEERDGRITVGARKKVPPPKTIGTPAEHFVIVGGGAAAFAAAEMMRRRGFAGAITMISNDDVAPVDRPNLSKDYLAGSAPDDWVPLRPDEWYAENKITLKLKTEATALDPAARTVTLGDGTTVSFDKLLLATGAEPVRLQIPGADLPHVHLLRSFDDSRAIVDKAKSATRAVVIGASFIGLEAAAALRARDIEVHVVAPDKRPLERVFGPELGDFVRALHEEHGVIFHLENGVTAIDGDKVTLKAGSPLPADLVVVGIGVRPRLALAEKAGLAVDRGVSVDEHLQTSAAGIYAAGDIARWPDPISGERIRVEHWVVAERQGQIAALNMLGQPAPFRAVPFFWSQHYDVPINYVGHAEKWDKIEIDGDVMQRDCLVRYRKDGRILAVASIYRDRDSLEADAEMELRAAMTTPQTG; the protein is encoded by the coding sequence ATGGCGCAGGACGACGCGAACCAGAAGGGCCCGGATCTCGCGCAGGGCGTTGCCTCGGCCGCTCTCGCCGAAGGCGCCATTCTCAAGGGCCACGTCGGCGACGAGGCCGTCATCCTGGTGCGGCACAGTGGCGGCGTGTCGGCCGTCGGCGCCGAATGCACGCATTATCATGGTCCGCTGGCCGAAGGCCTCGCCGTCGGCGACACCATCCGCTGCCCCTGGCACCACGCCTGCTTCGATCTGCGCAGCGGCGAGGCCCTCGCCGCCCCGGCGCTCAGCCCGCTGCCCTGCTGGCAGGTGGAGGAACGCGACGGCCGCATCACGGTCGGCGCGCGCAAGAAGGTTCCGCCGCCGAAAACGATCGGCACGCCGGCCGAGCACTTCGTCATCGTCGGCGGCGGCGCGGCGGCCTTTGCCGCGGCGGAGATGATGCGGCGGCGCGGCTTTGCCGGCGCCATCACCATGATCTCCAACGACGACGTCGCGCCGGTCGACCGGCCGAACCTGTCGAAGGATTATCTCGCCGGCAGCGCGCCGGACGACTGGGTGCCGCTGCGGCCCGACGAATGGTACGCCGAGAACAAGATCACCTTGAAGCTGAAGACCGAGGCGACCGCGCTCGATCCCGCCGCGCGCACCGTGACGCTCGGCGACGGTACGACGGTGTCGTTCGACAAACTGCTGCTGGCGACCGGCGCCGAGCCGGTGCGTCTGCAAATTCCCGGCGCCGATCTGCCGCATGTGCATCTGCTGCGCTCGTTCGACGACAGCCGCGCGATCGTCGACAAGGCCAAGAGCGCGACACGCGCCGTGGTCATCGGCGCGAGTTTCATCGGCCTCGAGGCGGCGGCCGCCCTGCGCGCCCGCGATATCGAGGTGCATGTCGTCGCGCCCGACAAGCGCCCGCTCGAGCGCGTGTTCGGGCCGGAGCTTGGCGACTTCGTGCGCGCCTTGCACGAAGAGCATGGCGTCATCTTCCATCTCGAGAACGGCGTCACCGCCATCGATGGCGACAAGGTGACGCTCAAGGCCGGCAGCCCGCTGCCGGCCGACCTGGTCGTGGTCGGCATCGGCGTGCGGCCGCGGCTTGCCTTGGCCGAAAAGGCCGGCCTCGCCGTCGACCGTGGCGTGAGCGTCGACGAACACCTGCAAACCAGCGCTGCCGGCATCTATGCCGCCGGCGACATCGCGCGCTGGCCCGATCCGATCAGCGGCGAGCGCATCCGCGTCGAGCACTGGGTGGTGGCCGAGCGCCAGGGGCAGATCGCCGCGCTCAACATGCTCGGCCAGCCGGCGCCGTTCCGCGCCGTGCCCTTCTTCTGGAGCCAGCATTACGACGTGCCGATCAACTATGTCGGCCACGCCGAGAAATGGGACAAGATCGAGATCGACGGCGACGTGATGCAGCGCGACTGTCTGGTGCGCTACCGCAAGGACGGCCGCATCCTGGCGGTCGCCTCGATCTACCGCGATCGCGACAGCCTCGAAGCCGACGCCGAGATGGAGCTGCGCGCGGCAATGACAACGCCGCA
- the ldtR gene encoding transcriptional regulator LdtR: MKAVAKTVEPAEREARFDHIRPLYLEALTLVERLHRRLLDVIKDEFDRRGRSDINSVQALLLYNIGDKELTAGELRTRGYYLGSNVSYNLKKLVEMGFLDHQRSRVDRRSVRIKLTDKGREVRDIVETLYQKHVRTVEQVGGITADEFSTLNKSLHRLERFWTDQILYRL; this comes from the coding sequence ATGAAAGCCGTTGCCAAGACGGTCGAGCCCGCCGAACGTGAGGCGCGCTTTGATCACATCCGACCGCTGTATCTCGAAGCCTTGACTCTCGTCGAGCGTCTGCATCGCCGGCTGCTCGACGTGATCAAGGACGAGTTCGACCGCCGCGGTCGTTCCGACATCAACTCGGTGCAGGCGCTGCTGCTGTACAACATCGGCGACAAGGAGCTCACCGCGGGCGAGCTGCGCACGCGCGGCTACTACCTCGGCTCGAACGTGTCGTACAACTTGAAGAAGCTCGTCGAGATGGGCTTCCTCGACCATCAGCGTTCGCGCGTCGATCGCCGTTCGGTCCGCATCAAGCTGACCGACAAGGGCCGTGAAGTGCGCGACATCGTCGAGACGCTCTATCAGAAGCACGTGCGCACGGTCGAGCAGGTGGGCGGCATCACCGCCGACGAGTTCTCGACGCTCAACAAATCGCTGCATCGGCTCGAGCGCTTCTGGACCGATCAGATCCTGTATCGGCTCTAA
- a CDS encoding acyl-CoA dehydrogenase family protein, whose amino-acid sequence MDFDLTEEQHAFQATARGFARDEMMPYVRDWDENETFPEAALRKAAALGFGGIYVREDVGGSALNRLDAAIIFEELAQGCTSTAAYISIHNMVAWMIDAYGSEELRQKHLPKLCSMENFASYCLTEPGAGSDAASLTTKARRDGDVYVLDGAKAFISGGGRSDVYLVMARTGEGGPRGISSILVEKGTPGLSFGAQEKKLGWKTQPTAMVMFENCRVPVSNRVGKEGEGFKIAMAGLDGGRLNIGACSLGGAQFCLDRTIDYMKERKQFGTRLADFQALQFRMADYATELDAARLLLHRAAVAVGNKEGHATRLAAQAKRLATDTGFDVVNGCLQMHGGYGYLRDHPIERVLRDVRVHQILEGTNEIMRLIVSRAMLGN is encoded by the coding sequence ATGGACTTCGACCTCACCGAAGAGCAGCACGCGTTTCAGGCGACCGCGCGGGGCTTCGCCCGCGACGAGATGATGCCCTATGTGCGTGACTGGGATGAGAACGAGACCTTCCCCGAAGCGGCGCTGCGCAAGGCGGCCGCGCTCGGCTTCGGCGGCATCTATGTGCGCGAGGATGTCGGCGGGTCGGCGCTGAACCGGCTCGACGCCGCCATCATCTTCGAGGAACTGGCGCAGGGGTGCACATCGACGGCGGCCTACATCTCCATCCACAACATGGTGGCGTGGATGATCGATGCCTACGGCAGCGAGGAACTGCGGCAGAAACATCTGCCCAAGCTCTGTTCGATGGAGAACTTCGCCAGCTATTGCCTCACCGAACCCGGCGCCGGCTCGGACGCCGCGAGCCTCACCACCAAGGCGCGTCGCGACGGCGACGTCTATGTGCTCGACGGCGCCAAGGCCTTCATCTCCGGCGGCGGCCGCTCCGACGTCTATCTCGTCATGGCGCGCACCGGCGAGGGCGGCCCCCGCGGCATCTCGTCGATCCTGGTCGAGAAGGGCACACCGGGACTTTCTTTCGGCGCGCAGGAGAAGAAGCTCGGCTGGAAGACGCAGCCGACAGCGATGGTGATGTTCGAGAACTGCCGCGTGCCGGTCTCGAACCGCGTCGGCAAGGAAGGCGAGGGCTTCAAGATCGCCATGGCCGGGCTCGACGGCGGCCGCCTCAACATCGGCGCCTGTTCGCTCGGCGGCGCGCAATTCTGCCTCGACCGCACCATCGACTACATGAAGGAGCGCAAGCAGTTCGGCACGCGGCTTGCCGACTTCCAGGCCTTGCAGTTCCGCATGGCCGATTACGCGACCGAGCTCGATGCGGCGCGCTTATTGTTGCACCGCGCCGCGGTCGCCGTCGGCAACAAGGAGGGCCACGCGACGCGGCTCGCCGCGCAGGCCAAGCGCCTCGCCACCGACACCGGCTTCGACGTCGTCAACGGCTGTTTGCAGATGCACGGCGGCTACGGCTATCTGCGCGATCATCCGATCGAGCGCGTGCTGCGCGACGTGCGCGTGCACCAGATCCTCGAGGGCACGAACGAGATCATGCGCCTGATCGTCTCACGCGCGATGTTGGGGAATTGA
- a CDS encoding riboflavin synthase, which translates to MFTGIVTDVGEIRSVEARANNLHRLTIFTRYPREELVDGASIACNGVCLTVTGKGEEGGRAYFAADAADETLRITTAQRWREGGKLNLERPLKVGDELGGHMVAGHVDGIATVIAREDMTDMARIVFQAPPDLSRFIAPKGSVALDGISLTVNAVEGDTFSVLIIPHTLAVTTFGALKKGDDVNLEVDTMARYAARLMGK; encoded by the coding sequence ATGTTCACAGGCATTGTCACCGACGTCGGCGAGATCCGTAGCGTCGAGGCGCGCGCCAACAATCTGCACCGGCTCACCATCTTCACGCGCTATCCGCGCGAGGAGCTCGTGGATGGCGCATCGATCGCCTGCAACGGCGTCTGCCTGACGGTGACCGGCAAGGGCGAGGAGGGCGGCCGCGCCTATTTCGCCGCCGATGCGGCGGACGAGACGCTGCGCATCACCACCGCGCAGCGGTGGCGCGAGGGCGGCAAGCTCAATCTCGAGCGGCCGCTGAAAGTCGGCGACGAACTCGGCGGCCACATGGTCGCGGGCCACGTCGACGGCATCGCCACGGTGATCGCGCGCGAGGACATGACCGACATGGCGCGCATCGTGTTCCAGGCGCCGCCGGACCTGTCGCGCTTCATCGCGCCGAAGGGCTCGGTCGCGCTCGACGGCATTTCGCTGACGGTGAATGCGGTCGAGGGCGACACCTTCTCGGTGCTGATCATTCCGCACACGCTCGCGGTGACGACATTCGGCGCGCTGAAGAAGGGCGACGACGTCAATCTCGAGGTCGATACCATGGCCCGCTACGCCGCGCGGCTGATGGGAAAGTGA
- a CDS encoding enoyl-CoA hydratase/isomerase family protein, producing MTSDILFSRRGAAGLITLNRPKALNALNRGMVLAMRAQLEAWASDDAVTRVIVTGAGERAFCAGGDIRALYDLGQAGRHADALKFWADEYPLNTLIKNYRKPYIALIDGIAMGGGIGVSVHGSHRVAGDRCSFAMPEVGIGFFPDVGATWFLPRMPGETGAYCALTGERFNAADGVACGLATHRVPSERFPKLIEALTGTVSVDAVLGAFAEPAGEGPVVTHKAAIDRLFKGDTVEGILAALDREAQSTGADAAWAAKTAATIRTKSPTSLKLALAQVRRGATYDFVTCMRTEFRIVSRIIHDEDFYEGVRAVLVDKDNTPRWSPASLADVSDAEIERHFAALPEGDLPLS from the coding sequence ATGACGTCCGACATCCTCTTCTCCCGCCGCGGGGCCGCGGGTCTCATCACGCTCAACCGGCCAAAGGCGCTCAATGCGCTCAACCGCGGCATGGTGCTGGCCATGCGCGCGCAGCTCGAAGCGTGGGCGAGCGACGACGCGGTCACGCGCGTGATCGTCACCGGCGCCGGCGAGCGCGCCTTCTGCGCCGGCGGCGATATCCGCGCGCTCTACGATCTCGGCCAGGCTGGGCGCCACGCCGACGCACTCAAATTCTGGGCCGACGAATATCCGCTCAACACGCTGATCAAGAATTACCGCAAGCCCTACATCGCGCTGATCGACGGCATTGCCATGGGCGGCGGCATCGGCGTGTCGGTGCACGGCTCGCACCGCGTCGCCGGCGATCGCTGCTCCTTCGCCATGCCGGAGGTGGGCATCGGCTTCTTCCCGGATGTCGGCGCCACCTGGTTCCTGCCGCGCATGCCCGGCGAGACCGGCGCCTATTGCGCGCTGACCGGCGAGCGCTTCAACGCCGCCGACGGCGTCGCCTGCGGGCTGGCGACGCATCGCGTCCCCTCCGAGCGCTTCCCGAAGCTGATCGAGGCCCTGACCGGCACGGTCTCGGTCGATGCCGTGCTCGGCGCCTTCGCCGAGCCGGCGGGCGAGGGGCCCGTCGTGACGCACAAGGCGGCGATCGACCGGCTGTTCAAAGGCGACACGGTGGAGGGCATACTCGCCGCGCTCGACCGGGAGGCGCAATCCACAGGCGCGGACGCCGCATGGGCGGCCAAGACGGCCGCCACCATACGGACCAAATCGCCGACCAGTTTGAAACTCGCTTTGGCGCAGGTGCGCCGCGGCGCGACTTATGATTTCGTCACCTGCATGCGCACCGAATTCCGCATCGTGTCGCGCATCATCCACGATGAAGACTTCTACGAAGGTGTTCGCGCGGTGCTGGTCGACAAGGACAATACCCCGCGCTGGAGCCCGGCCTCGCTCGCCGACGTGAGCGACGCCGAGATCGAGCGTCATTTCGCCGCCCTGCCCGAAGGAGATCTTCCCCTGTCATGA
- the ribH gene encoding 6,7-dimethyl-8-ribityllumazine synthase, with product MAKARRKTAPVTKSAEKPAKREAPPHIVVVEARYYDNFADMLLEGAKRVLDEAGATYDVVTVPGALEVPGAIAIAVDAAAAKKAPYDGAVALGCVVQGETYHFEIVSNESARGLMDLTIQRKLPVGNGILTVDTEAQAHARLGGAQGHKGEDAARAALAVVRLKRDLGSK from the coding sequence ATGGCCAAAGCCCGGCGCAAGACCGCCCCCGTCACCAAATCCGCCGAGAAGCCGGCCAAGCGCGAAGCGCCGCCGCATATCGTGGTCGTGGAAGCGCGCTATTACGATAATTTCGCCGACATGCTGCTCGAGGGTGCCAAGCGCGTGCTGGACGAGGCGGGCGCGACCTATGATGTCGTGACCGTGCCCGGCGCGCTGGAAGTCCCCGGCGCCATCGCCATCGCCGTCGATGCGGCCGCGGCGAAGAAGGCGCCCTATGACGGCGCGGTGGCGCTCGGCTGCGTGGTGCAGGGCGAGACCTATCACTTCGAGATCGTGTCGAATGAATCCGCGCGCGGCCTGATGGACCTCACCATCCAGCGCAAGCTGCCGGTCGGCAACGGGATCCTCACCGTCGACACCGAGGCGCAGGCGCATGCCCGTCTCGGCGGCGCGCAGGGTCACAAGGGCGAGGACGCCGCCCGCGCCGCGCTCGCGGTCGTCCGGCTCAAACGCGACCTGGGTAGCAAATAA
- the glyA gene encoding serine hydroxymethyltransferase, with product MSATSSPKPVSDSEAFFTASVRDTDPEIAEAIGLELGRQRDEIELIASENIVSRAVLEAQGSVLTNKYAEGLPGKRYYGGCQFVDIAEKLAIERVTKLFGCKFANVQPHSGASANAEVFFALMQPGDTFMGLNLAAGGHLSHGMAINMSGKWFKPVPYSVRKEDQRIDMDEVEKLAKEHKPKVIIAGGSAYPRIIDFKRFREIADEVGAYLMVDMAHFAGLVAGGAHPSPFPHAHVVTTTTHKTLRGPRGGVILTNEEDLAKKINSAVFPGMQGGPLMHVIAAKAVAFGEALRPSFKVYAKNVVENAKALAENLKSHGLDIVSGGTDTHLMLVDLRPKRLTGKVAEIALGRAHITCNKNGIPFDPEKPTITSGIRLGTPAGTTRGFGVAEFKQIGDMISEVLDVLSQKGVEEDTLVEGTVREKVKTLLTRFPIYN from the coding sequence ATGTCGGCCACATCCAGCCCCAAGCCCGTCAGCGACAGCGAGGCCTTTTTCACCGCCTCCGTGCGCGACACCGATCCGGAAATCGCGGAAGCCATCGGCCTGGAGCTCGGTCGCCAGCGCGACGAGATCGAGCTGATCGCCTCGGAGAACATCGTCTCCCGCGCGGTGCTGGAAGCGCAGGGCTCGGTGCTCACCAACAAGTACGCCGAAGGCCTGCCGGGTAAGCGCTATTACGGCGGCTGCCAGTTCGTCGACATCGCCGAGAAGCTGGCGATCGAGCGCGTCACCAAGCTGTTCGGCTGCAAGTTCGCCAACGTGCAGCCGCATTCGGGCGCGTCGGCCAATGCCGAGGTGTTCTTCGCGCTGATGCAGCCGGGCGACACCTTCATGGGCCTCAACCTCGCCGCCGGCGGCCATCTTTCGCACGGCATGGCGATCAACATGTCGGGCAAGTGGTTCAAGCCGGTGCCGTACAGCGTGCGCAAGGAAGACCAGCGCATCGACATGGACGAGGTGGAGAAGCTCGCCAAGGAGCACAAGCCGAAGGTCATCATCGCCGGCGGCTCGGCCTATCCGCGCATCATCGATTTCAAGCGCTTCCGCGAGATCGCCGATGAAGTCGGCGCTTATTTGATGGTCGACATGGCGCACTTTGCCGGTCTCGTCGCCGGCGGCGCGCATCCCTCGCCATTCCCGCACGCGCATGTGGTGACCACCACGACGCACAAGACGCTGCGCGGTCCGCGCGGCGGCGTGATCCTCACCAACGAGGAAGACCTCGCCAAGAAGATCAACTCGGCGGTGTTCCCCGGCATGCAGGGCGGCCCGCTGATGCACGTCATCGCGGCGAAGGCGGTGGCCTTCGGCGAGGCGCTGCGGCCGAGCTTCAAGGTCTACGCCAAGAACGTGGTCGAGAACGCCAAGGCGCTGGCCGAGAACCTCAAGTCGCACGGCCTCGACATCGTCTCCGGCGGCACCGACACGCATCTGATGCTGGTCGATCTGCGGCCCAAGCGGCTCACCGGCAAGGTCGCCGAGATCGCGCTCGGCCGCGCCCACATCACCTGCAACAAGAACGGCATCCCGTTCGATCCCGAGAAGCCGACGATCACGTCCGGCATCCGCCTCGGCACGCCGGCGGGCACGACCCGCGGCTTCGGCGTCGCCGAGTTCAAGCAGATCGGCGACATGATCAGCGAGGTGCTCGACGTGCTGTCGCAGAAGGGCGTCGAGGAAGACACCCTGGTTGAAGGCACCGTGCGCGAGAAGGTGAAGACGCTGCTGACGCGGTTCCCGATCTACAACTGA
- the nrdR gene encoding transcriptional regulator NrdR, with product MRCPSCGSLDTQVKDSRPTEDSSVIRRRRVCLACNFRFTTFERVQLRELTVIKRNGRRVPFDRDKLLRSVQVALRKRSVDPERIEQEVSKIVRELESLGENEVTSETIGETVMEHLRNIDDVAYVRFASVYRNFREAKDFRAALDELSEDGKPIVPAERK from the coding sequence ATGCGCTGCCCGAGCTGCGGAAGTCTGGACACACAGGTGAAGGACTCGCGGCCAACCGAAGACTCCTCGGTGATCCGCCGCCGTCGCGTCTGTCTCGCCTGCAATTTCCGTTTCACCACGTTCGAGCGCGTGCAATTGCGCGAGCTCACCGTCATCAAGCGCAACGGCCGCCGCGTGCCGTTCGACCGCGACAAGCTGCTGCGGTCGGTGCAGGTGGCGCTGCGCAAGCGCTCGGTCGATCCCGAGCGCATCGAGCAGGAAGTCTCCAAGATCGTGCGCGAGCTTGAGAGCCTGGGCGAGAACGAGGTGACGTCCGAAACCATCGGGGAAACGGTGATGGAGCACTTGCGCAACATCGACGACGTTGCCTATGTGCGCTTTGCCTCGGTCTATCGCAATTTCCGCGAAGCCAAGGATTTCCGCGCCGCTCTCGACGAATTGTCGGAAGACGGCAAGCCCATCGTACCGGCCGAACGCAAGTGA
- a CDS encoding DUF6163 family protein produces MIDRVETDDLRNLEPVHEHEDEGPGRWTKRLVLFLRVMAGLAMLKGLYHWSRVVGIGVGEDLFEYHSIAWQTATIFFAVIDLVAAVGLWLAAAWGAVIWLMSIASMLAVEIFFPQVFGGGLVTGFLEFALLAIYLLLAVKAAQEAPP; encoded by the coding sequence ATGATCGATCGCGTCGAAACCGACGACCTGCGCAACCTCGAACCCGTGCACGAGCACGAGGACGAGGGACCCGGCCGCTGGACCAAGCGGCTGGTGCTGTTCCTGCGCGTGATGGCCGGCCTCGCCATGCTCAAGGGCCTGTATCACTGGTCGCGCGTCGTCGGCATCGGCGTCGGCGAGGACCTGTTCGAATATCATTCGATCGCCTGGCAGACGGCGACCATCTTCTTTGCCGTGATCGATCTCGTCGCCGCGGTCGGCCTGTGGCTCGCCGCCGCTTGGGGCGCGGTGATCTGGCTGATGTCGATCGCCTCCATGCTCGCCGTGGAAATATTTTTCCCGCAGGTGTTCGGCGGCGGTCTGGTGACCGGCTTTCTGGAATTCGCGCTGCTCGCGATTTATCTGTTGCTTGCCGTCAAGGCGGCGCAGGAAGCGCCGCCGTGA